The window TGTGACTATTGGAATAAGAGAATTTCTTAACACATGTTTTATCATTACCTGTGATTCCTTCAGCCCTTTTGCCCTTGCTGTTCTTACCCAATTTTCATTCAATTCTTCTAAAATTGATACTTTTGTGATTCTCATCAAAAAAGCAGAGAAATATGTGCCAAGAGTGGTTGCAGGAAGAATCAAAGATAGTAAGCCATCTCTTCCAGATACAGGAAATAATCTGAGTTTTATCGAGAACAAAATTATCAGAAGAGGACCCAGCCAAAAATTTGGAATTGCAAGCCCGAATATGGAAAAACCTGTGGATACATGGTCAATTATAGAACCCTCTTTATAAGCAGAGAGAACTCCAAAAGGAAGAGAGATAATTATCGAAATCAAAAGACTGCCTAAAGCGAGTTCCAGAGTGGCAGGAAAATGATCTTTTATTTCATCTGAAACATTTTTACCTGTGATCAGAGATTTTCCCATATTTCTTTTGAAAATCCCAAGGATAAAATTTTTATACTGGACACTTAGAGGAAGGTTAAGTCCCATTTTTCTTCTGAGATTTTCTACATCTTGTATTTGAGCGTTTTCTCTTAAAATAGCATGGGCAGGATCTCCTGGGACAAGATGGATTAAAAGGAAAGTAATCGTGGAAACTCCTAATAGCATTATAATGGTGGAAAGAGATCTTTTTAAAACGAAC of the Acidobacteriota bacterium genome contains:
- the nikB gene encoding nickel ABC transporter permease encodes the protein MIRFVLKRSLSTIIMLLGVSTITFLLIHLVPGDPAHAILRENAQIQDVENLRRKMGLNLPLSVQYKNFILGIFKRNMGKSLITGKNVSDEIKDHFPATLELALGSLLISIIISLPFGVLSAYKEGSIIDHVSTGFSIFGLAIPNFWLGPLLIILFSIKLRLFPVSGRDGLLSLILPATTLGTYFSAFLMRITKVSILEELNENWVRTARAKGLKESQVMIKHVLRNSLIPIVTILGLQAGSLLTGAIITETIFSWPGIGSLLIKSITRRDYPMVQGVVLFISFLYIFINFLTDILYSIIDPRIRVKGV